In Zonotrichia albicollis isolate bZonAlb1 chromosome 26, bZonAlb1.hap1, whole genome shotgun sequence, a genomic segment contains:
- the LOC141731897 gene encoding uncharacterized protein LOC141731897: protein MSQEAAVGPRGDAGVGAEPCGSCRGRGGPAWRGRAALSPGDHTSQRAAGASMRPAGPACAAPAGHGGGRLPAGPGARIAAWRRHRRPPSASGTRTGTDPAAAAPRRPHPTRKWAVTGSPGCRRERRPRASASGRARPRRPGLSRPVPSRSALSRDVASRDVPSRSPRSAPRCGTRGSGGSARWRRRARHAGDGSSPWPAEGGPCGGGDYKSRHTARLRPTGGAVPRGPGRGRPSDRPGPEAAPGQRTGPGGSVSSSP from the exons ATGTCTCAGGAGGCGGCGGTGGGGCCGCGGGGCGATGCCGGTGTCGGTGCCGAGCCCTGCGGCTCCTGCCGCGGCCGAGGGGGGCCGGCCTGGCGGGGCCGAGCCGCGCTGTCCCCCGGGGATCACAC CTCGCAGAGGGCGGCGGGAGCCTCCATGCGCCCCGCGGGGCCGGCCTGCGCAGCCCCGGCGGGTCACGGCGGGGGCCGCCTGCCGGCAGGGCCCGGGGCCCGCATCGCTGCCTGGCGGCGTCACCGGCGACCACCGAGCGCGTCAGGGACACGGACAGGGACcgaccccgccgccgccgccccccgccggcCCCATCCGACCAGGAAATGGGCCGTCACAGGAAGTCCCGGCTGCCGTCGGGAGCGCCGCCCCCGCGCCTCCGCCAGCGGcagggcccggccccgccgccccgggctgtcccgtcccgtcccgtcccgcagTGCCCTGTCCCGGGATGTCGCGTCCCGGGATGTCCCGTCCCGCAGCCCCCGGAGCGCCCCACGGTGCGGCACAAGGGGGAGCGGGGGCTCGGCGCGATGGCGGCGCCGCGCGCGGCACGCTGGGGACGGTAGTTCCCCGTGGCCGGCGGAAGGGGGGCCATGCGGCGGTGGGGACTACAAGTCCCGGCATACCGCGCGGCTCCGGCCGACAGGGGGCGCTGTGCCGCGGGGCCCGGGCCGGGGTCGCCCCTCGGACCGGCCGGGACCGGAGGCTGCCCCGGGACAGCGGACGGGGCCTGGAGGCTCCGTGTCCTCCTCGCCCTGA